GCAGAACAAACTGATAGTGAACAttcaaatgtagacacttttaaatccaggctaaaaaacatttcttttagacTCTACTTAAAATTCAAACCATGTTTTCTGTCGAGTAAAAGAATCTTTGTCTTGCAGGCTTTGggaactttttctttaaatttccaTCATCCAGGCAGCTATAAGTCTTTTCCTCACTGCTACATTATTGTTGCCTAGTATTTAAGACTACCAAGAGTTTAAGTTTtctgccatctgctggttgtAATGTGCATGTGCTGTacattaaatttttattcttaaCATCATGAAACAGTCGGCATTCAGACTCTGTTGGAATCATCCAGGAATAAGTAGCTACTGGCCGCTGTTAGTCGCCATCTAATATCATAAATGCTCTATTAAAAATTACATTGTAAATGTTTAACTCACAGTTATTGGCCTTTGTTGCCAAGTGAAGGAgtgctgtagaaacggctgctgcaTCAGTATGCCTGATCCagttggacgggttgtactggaaacacaaatttccctgaggaattttcaaagggattaataaagtatttctgtttctgattctgattctaatATAGGTCATTATATTGTTtataaaaaatgacaatattttaaacataagCTATAAAGAGTCATTTTACTGTTATCATCCTTTTAGGTTTCCTCATAGGTGATTTTACATGACTTCACAGGGTCTGAATTTTTCTGATTTTGCTCATTGTTCAGGTCAAACAACAGTAAACCTCCATCTTAAACAGCTTGTTAGACTGATAACAAACCATCTGAACATAGAAACTCAGATTTATTATGCAGAAATTATCCTAAATAACATGGAAGAGTTTTCAGTTATGTTTTGCatgatccttacaagttataccgcTTTACAGCGATGTATAATATAACACAAATGGTATTATCAAAGAAAAGatatcaaccaaacacaaatttctttatcttttgtgCTAAGTTAATTTTCTTATGTTTCTGTTatattgtgtttctttaaaaccaaagttctaaaatatgtaaataatgcTGAAGTAAAGTGTCAATATGTTAAAAGGAatagacagaagaaaaaaaaaaaaaactcctttgaTGTATTTTCCAAAACGAATGAACTTCCCAGATGGGATCTGTGACTAACTTTATGTCTTTCGGGAATGTTGTTTAGGATATGATTGAATTCCAGTAACAACAGACTTCTTAATAGCAGTGACCTaatgaacttttttatttaacacttaATAAGGCCCTGCTGTTCTTCGACCCAGGGAAATGTTGACTATTAAAGCTGCATTAAGCCTTCTAGCATTGTATAACAGGAAATGGtgtcatgtaaaaaatatgttcaCGTTATATTTACTGCAACTAAATGCTTCCTTTCTCAAAAGAAACACCCCTCTCTCACAAACTGGCTCATTTCTGAAGCTGTTTCCAAAGATGACTAATTGCTACACTCCGTGGTtgttgttatttaatttaatctttgacCTGTTGTCTTAACTCTtgtgtggatttattttattaatgttggCTCTCTGTAAACATTCTTCTTCTGGGTACTTGTTTGTCCtctcttttaagctggaattaGGTGAGATTTTGTCAGTAAGAGGGAGTCAAAGTGCCTCTGTGTTCTCTAACAGTTAAGCCCAGATCACTGAGTGTGCCAATTTATCTTCTTTCCACAATTCACTGACAGTGTGAGAATGTGGCTTACTAGCTGCGATCATTCATTGTAACACACAACTGGTAGCTGCTGTTGCAAAATATGgctaggtaaaaaaaaaagacacatcaaGCTCGCAGGTtaaatttgagtttttattgtgataaaataacaaaaacttggcaggatttttttttttttacttgtttctcCTTTAGGTAGCGTAGGTGTTCAGTTTCagtctcccctcccctccctacACGTGATGATCATATCAGTCTTTGCATAGCACCTCCTGCTGCAGGGACACTCTCGCCAGACCGGTTTTCAggccatgtttgtgtgttgatatTTAGGCAAGTCTTAAAAGCTAGAAATTCACTGCTTTTATGTTGTGGAGCTTTTAAATTGAACAGTGGGTCAGATTTTTCACACAGGATCTTAAGGGGCATTGAATGTGTTTGAGCGCATCCTTGCAAGGACAAGACACCTCACCAGGTGAGTGCTGCTTTAAAGATTTCAAGATGTTTGCTTGTAATAGTCAGGCAAATGTTGCTTTCTGGCTTTGAAAATCTACAGAagcatttattatattttatctgCTTGACTTACCTACCTACCTAACTTGATTTACATATTGATAAGTAAATTTCCTTCTTTCTGTTTCCATTTAATGTTGTACCAATATGATTTCTTGGCTTCATTTCAGCATAAATCTCCGTACAAAATGTGGCAACAACATTAGAAAGATTACAACACCACAAATAGACCCTCTTATGACACTGTACTACATTTGCAGTCCTCTAATTCaccttattgttgttttataaagcactttttgatgaatattttatttataaacgAAGAATAAATAGCAAAACCATCCAAAAAGAACCTGACTGAGCACATTGCCTGAGCTCAACTAATGCTGCATCATTGTTTACTTTCTGATTTAAGCTATCTGGTAGATCAGGTATTTATGTAAAATGATAACAAAGGGAGCTCAGCTGGGGTGTGGCTATGAAGCATGGAAATGCACAATTAGGTCACTAGTGTGTGAGAGGGTGGGGGCTGCAGGTACAAGACCAGGAAACTTTGttgttgtaaagaaaaaaggagaagctGTTGTGCTGCTGCCTGAGAGGTGTTTTTCAGGTTTTACAACATTTTGTAAACTTTACTTTTATcactttactttttctttatgttattAGAGGTGTGAAGTTTCTGTATTGTGAAGTTTCTGTATTGTCACTTGAAGCTTGACTTTCTATGGAAACACAGGCTTTAGTGTTTGTTGCTTCCAGTGAATGACGTTTGGTATGTGCTTATGTGCTGATGTGTTATTCTTAGCAAAAAATAAAGTACCAGATTGTACCAATACTAATTTTATTGGCTCATAATATCTAAACAGAGCAGTGACGGGTCAGTGTGAAGGGACAAACAGTTCAGAAGTCTCTCCCCAGAGAATATAGCTGGGCTGTTTATCAAGACTTCTATCATAATTACAGATCTTTTttctgagttaaaaaaaaagatgtttctttttcaaCACAAGTGAGTTTGGGACTAAACTGGCTCAAGGATTTTTTACTCCTGCTGTTAATTTCTGAGCTATACTGTATGTGATTGTTTTCTCCAGCACTCCTCTGTCAAACCAGCCTCTTACGTCAAACTGTTGAAACTATATGTAGTTAGAGACTTAATCCAGTCATACAGCACCAGTGAAAAGTTTCGACACACAACTGACAGTTGTCATGATGTCAGTGACTCATTgactgaaaatgactgagagTTGAAACTGAAAATCATATCATGAGAACAAAAATTGCTGTtataacatataaaaacaaccaCGTTAAATTTTAGATTGAAAGTTattttcttaatatattttattctaatcGGTGGAACTTTTTTCAGTCAATACATTTTCTTCTGTATCAGTAGAAATTTACAATACGCATCATTCAAAACAATGTTTCTGTTATAAagtcaagttttattttattatttatgattGCCTCATGTTAATTAGTCTAATAATGTATGTATCAGTGATAATGGGCTTCCCttataacatttttatggtCCTTTTAGGAGAACAACCTTTCtctttgaaaacatttgttaTACAATACTTACAGCCTAATTTTGGTGATGATGGCCATGTCAAATTTTCAAAgtcataaataacatttttcctCTCACCAAACAAACCCTGGATGCTCACCAGTAAACTCAGACTGTCCACATGGATTCTGGGTCATGGGTCAGTCTACTGTGATTTGGAAATAAAGCAGAGCAGAGATTTACAGGATATTAatcagtatatatatttttttccaaaaatgatCACAGAGTTTCCAGAGagattcataaataaatattaaaatcatcTGCTGTCTGTCTTCCATCTGCAATTCTGCAGCGTCAGCGTCTCCACCATGTTATCCTCTGTTGTCCCGTACAAAAACCAGCACTACGCTGATCTGAAGAGGGACTGTATCAAGAGCAAGACACTGTTTGAGGATCCAGAGTTTCCGGCCAACAATTCATCCCTTTTTTTTAGGAAACCACCTGCTGGCAATGTGGAATGGAAACGACCAGGGGTAAGGGGCAGTAAGTGGCGGTTGTAGTCCATCATTACCATCCTCCAGTGAATGAAACTCACTGCATATAGTAGCTGTAGGTCAGATTGGATACCTCTCATACTAAGttaaaattaattgttttctctttttattttattatatgttaTTTGTTGATTTCTGTGTGTGACTTATGAATTCTTTATTATTGTATGATATTTTAGGAAATAAGTGAATCACCTCATCTGTTTGTGGAGGGCATCAGTTCCCACGACCTGAACCAGGGCGTTTTGGGAAACTGTTGGTTTGTTGCTGCCTGCTCCTGCctggctttaaaaccacaccTCTGGAAGAAGGTGAGTTTACTTGGACTCTTTATCCTGAATTTGAAGATGATCTACTCACATCCTCAAAACCAAATTTAATGTACTTTTGCTCTTTTATAAGCACAGTTAACAGTGAAAATATCAACTGTGTGTTAATAAAATAGTCATTAGATTAGTACTTAATGAGAAAGTTCCTTTATaattaacaacaaaacaacatgttACCTGTTttatcaataaaacaaaagtctaaattacataaaaaaacaagatctTATAAACCTCGGCAGTGATGTATAAAACATCTACAATAGATATTAGCTCTGTAAAgatagttttattaaaaatagaaatttatgGTTGTTTTCCATTCCGAGGACAAAGTGACACTTATGGTTAGCATAATGCTTTGTAAACCAAAGTCCTCCCCACATCAAAATCTACTGTAGTACATTTTATTATAAGCTTTGTGCTATTTATTACACATCAACAGttctttcattttgtgtttttaggtCATTTCTAACTGGAAGGAGCAGGAGTGGGATCCCAGTCACCCACAAAACTATGCTGGGATCTTCCACTTTCAGTTTTGGCTCTTTGGGGAGTGGGTAGATGTGGTGGTGGATGACCGACTGCCGACCATCAACGGAGAGCTCATCTACTGCCACTCAAAACAAAGGAATGAATTCTGGAGTGCTCTTCTGGAGAAGGCCTACGCCAAGTAAATAATCTTAACCCAGATTCTTCCACATAGATaaaattacttatttttttcttttatttatttatttttatgtgtagcAGAATGAACATGTTATCTTTAAAGTACAGTCACTTATAACAAGAAGCAATGCCAATATCAGAAATATGATTTTATCACCTCTTATACTATATTTTGAATAAatgcaacaataaaacaactatTTATACTTTAAATACATGCTCCAAGCCTGATTTGAAAGTTTTATAACAAAAGTAGAAAACTGTAGCCTGTTTTTGTATATAAATTGCAGTATAGTGCCAACGAGATTATTtgcattgtaaaataaataagggaaatttttttttttttttaaagtcttccCACTAActttgtttccctgctcccaCTGAATCCAGGCTCTCTGGCTGCTATGAGTCCCTGGATGGGGGAAACACAGGAGATGCTGTGGTGGATTTCAGCGGAGCTGTGACTGAAGCCATCAATCTGGAAGCAGAAGCTTTCtataaagaccaaaaaaaacaagaccTTCTGTTTGACGATCTGAACAAGGTGTATAGTCGGGATGGAATCATCAGCTGCTCCATCAGGGTCCGTGCTTTTTCAGCTCGTTTGCTTCGTTTGCCTGCTCTTAATGAGATACTGACTACAgcaaatattgtttttctttaaatttaatagGCACAGCCTCATGAAATTGAGCTCAAGATGGCAAATGGGCTGGTAAAAGGCCATGCTTACTCAGTTACTGCAGTGAAGCGAGTGCGTTTGGGTCATGGGCTGCTGGCCTACTTCAAGAATGAAACCATTCCTCTGATCCGCATGAGAAACCCCTGGGGCAAGACAGAGTGGAATGGAGCCTGGAGCGACAGGTGAGGAGGAAGCATGCTGAAAAATTGAGtttatcatttatttcttttcttgctattttaaacatgcagctgacattttaaatgtttttggcaACTTGATGATAACCAAAATTACATaacctttttttgtgttgctggGTTATATTAGGGTTATATGACCAAGGTTTGGTAAACAGCAGAATGTCTTCTATCACTTGCATTAACATCATCTTGGCTTTACTTCTTTGTTAGCTCTGAGGAATGGTCAAAGGTtggtgacaaagagaggagCAACCTTGGCATCACAGTGGAGGATGATGGAGAGTTCTGGTAAGTGTTAAAGATCCTCCAATTATCAAACACCATCTGTTAAGTTCATCTTCTCTTTCTGAGCACTgagtaataatttatttttatatccaCAGGATGTCGTTCACAGACTGGTGCAAGTGCTTCACAGATGCAGACGTTTGCCGTCTCATCAATACTTCACTGATCAGCACTGAGAAGACGTGGCACGAGTTTGTGCACTTTGGGAGCTGGACCAAAAACTCAGACCCGCTGCTAAACCGCTGCGGCGGATGTTCTAACCAGAAGCAGACATTCCTGCAGAACCCACAGGTGTGCAGACTCTGGGTGCAATCTCCACTCTCACCTGCCTTCATGCACACGTTTATATTCTTGTAAACTCAATCATTTTCATCCTCTTTTACAGTACTTGCTTGATGTTACCAAGGAAGCTGACGAGTTCCTGTTCTCGCTGCAGCAGAGAGACATGAAGATCCACAGAAAAATTGGTCAAGGAGAAAACCTAACCATTGGCTTCAGTGTCTTTAAGGTATATTTTCACCTTGCTACATCAATCAGAATGATTTCTCCAAGAACAGAGACCACACTGTCAATGAAACTAGTGTTTATTGGATGATTATCAACCAGTCATACTTTAtctgtgtagcagtttttatacaaactgaaaaaacagCTTACATATTTTAGAGTgcaaatcaatgaataaatatgtaaattaataaataacaaacattaaaaataataattcccATCCCAGTTTTCCCCAGCTCCAACCCACTAAAGAAAAATTCAATATAAAGGCCTGAACTTAGAAAACAACTGATCTCGTGAATCTTACAGACATTTATATTTAGTAAGGATTTAGTTTCTAACATCCTAAAGGGTGTTGTATTATTATATATAAGTAAAGTAAAGAACAGATGCTCCAGttagtgaaaataaataaataaataaaaataaataaataaataaatgtagtgttattttttaaattaacatgataaaataataaatgcatatacttgaatttgatttaaaaaacatcagcaCCCTGCTGCTTTCAGATCTTCAGGGATGCTGCAACAATGAGCAAACACTCATTTATGACAAGAGGTGCATTGTCTATTCTCCTTGTTTGGCAAGTTACCAATAAATACCAAAAGACTTCTATTTATCAGTGGCATTAAATATTGATTTGTCTtttgcatgaaatgtgctatataaatgaaTTTGCCTTGCATAAACAGTATAATACTTGTGTGAAGCACTGTGTGATCACTGTCAGAGCGAGAAATGTTGTCCGTCTGCAATGAAGACGTTAATTGGAGGCCAGTTTATTTTGGGGAAAAATGAGGGTAATTTCAGCAGATTTAGGCTTACATTTTGGTGAAAACATTTAGCTTGGCTtcagttttcttcttgtttgtcaAATAGTTTAGCATTATAAATGGCAGACAGACTTTACTTGACAGTTTTATCAAAAGTAAAATAGACTTTTTATGCAAGAACAGAGAGTGTACAAAGTTTAAGAACAGAGAGTGTACAAAGTTTAATTGTTCCAAGCTGAAAAGCACGTTGGAGCCAAGCACTCAACAAAGATTGAATCTTCAAAGATTTTACAAAGGTGCATGTGCTTGTGTTctatttcagtgtttgtttggcattatttttctaatgtttaATGGGAAAATTTTGCTGGACAGTTGCAGCAGATTAAAAAAGAGCAATGCATTAGCCTTATCTCAATAGTATAGTATGCAGTACATGAAGCCTCAACCTcaaaaaaagttcaaatctaAAGGGAATATTGCAGGAGAAATTGAAGGCACGACCCACATGTTAAACTCTGTTACTCATTTTACAAATGCAcgatccttacaagttatacctttATATAAACGTGACTTGTTAGGCTTTCCAAAGATGTGCGATAAAATTTCAACTGGTTTTAATAAAGTGGAGAAATAACCAGCCAGACATATTTTCTATGATTAGATTGTCACATTCACACGAGGCCATGCAGCCATATCCAACTAAACAGATAGCATATTTCCCACAAGGGTTTTTAGTTGTCAGAGATCTGGTTAAGTTCAAACACACACCATACACTCTTATCACACTGGCAGTGGTGCTGCTAAATGTGATACATTCTGGATGGCAATAAACACTGAGCTGACCCTGAGAGCctgcagataaaataaataaataaataaatagagtaCAGCAAGCTGTGTG
The sequence above is a segment of the Melanotaenia boesemani isolate fMelBoe1 chromosome 15, fMelBoe1.pri, whole genome shotgun sequence genome. Coding sequences within it:
- the LOC121654061 gene encoding calpain-5-like is translated as MLSSVVPYKNQHYADLKRDCIKSKTLFEDPEFPANNSSLFFRKPPAGNVEWKRPGEISESPHLFVEGISSHDLNQGVLGNCWFVAACSCLALKPHLWKKVISNWKEQEWDPSHPQNYAGIFHFQFWLFGEWVDVVVDDRLPTINGELIYCHSKQRNEFWSALLEKAYAKLSGCYESLDGGNTGDAVVDFSGAVTEAINLEAEAFYKDQKKQDLLFDDLNKVYSRDGIISCSIRAQPHEIELKMANGLVKGHAYSVTAVKRVRLGHGLLAYFKNETIPLIRMRNPWGKTEWNGAWSDSSEEWSKVGDKERSNLGITVEDDGEFWMSFTDWCKCFTDADVCRLINTSLISTEKTWHEFVHFGSWTKNSDPLLNRCGGCSNQKQTFLQNPQYLLDVTKEADEFLFSLQQRDMKIHRKIGQGENLTIGFSVFKVELNRKYRMHDILTQQSVVTSTYINARTVFMRCTLPQGRYVIIPTTFKPLMEGDYMLRVYTDVDSSCRELTEDKPKIKCWSSFLGYPQAVTHVYIHGAEGLQKQDSTGGADPYVIISCEGQSVKSTICKDTLQPKFETSAIFYRKKPRNPITVEVWNSNAVKDEFMGQVVLPARATDTTDPQTLQLKKSARQMADEMAGRISLRVVTATQLTAM